A genomic segment from Nitratiruptor sp. YY08-10 encodes:
- a CDS encoding adenylosuccinate synthase: MMAADLIVGIQWGDEGKGKIVDLLAQEYNVVCRYQGGHNAGHTIVVDGKTIALHLIPSGILNPKAVNIIGNGVVVSPAALLKEMEQFDNLDGRLLISDKAHLIFKYHEEIDRAKERLRGKNAIGTTGRGIGPAYSDKVSRQGHRIGELKDIDALLQKILDYFETNKIYFEALGVSFPSEKELRSELQRYQEALMPYVVDTTNYLWDLLELGEAKILLEGAQGTMLDIDHGTYPYVTSSNTIAAGACTGLGLAPKDIGKVIGIAKAYCTRVGNGPFPTEDNGADGERLRKQGHEFGTTTGRPRRCGWFDAVAAKYASRINGCDEMALMKLDVLDGFEKIKVASKYLYEGEEIDYVVSDLENVEPIYLEFEGWEKVEGIRSWKDLPLNAQRYIEAIEELIETKIALISTSPDRADTIKR; the protein is encoded by the coding sequence ATAATGGCAGCAGATTTGATCGTTGGAATACAGTGGGGCGATGAAGGGAAAGGGAAGATTGTTGATCTTTTGGCCCAGGAGTATAATGTTGTATGTCGGTACCAGGGTGGTCACAACGCAGGACATACGATTGTCGTAGATGGCAAGACCATCGCTTTGCATCTAATTCCTTCCGGTATTTTAAATCCGAAGGCTGTCAATATTATAGGCAACGGTGTCGTCGTCAGTCCAGCAGCTCTTTTAAAAGAGATGGAGCAGTTTGACAATCTTGACGGAAGACTGCTTATCAGTGATAAAGCGCATTTGATTTTCAAATATCATGAAGAGATCGACAGAGCCAAAGAGCGACTTCGCGGGAAAAATGCTATCGGAACGACGGGACGAGGTATTGGACCTGCATACAGTGACAAAGTGAGTCGTCAGGGTCATAGAATAGGAGAGCTGAAAGATATTGATGCTCTTCTTCAAAAAATCTTGGACTATTTTGAAACAAACAAAATCTATTTCGAAGCATTGGGAGTCTCTTTTCCGAGTGAAAAGGAACTCAGATCCGAGCTACAACGGTATCAAGAAGCTTTGATGCCCTATGTTGTGGATACCACCAATTATTTGTGGGATCTTTTGGAACTTGGTGAAGCAAAAATTTTATTGGAGGGCGCGCAAGGGACAATGCTCGATATTGATCATGGGACCTATCCGTATGTTACAAGTTCGAACACAATTGCTGCGGGAGCATGCACCGGACTCGGGCTTGCGCCAAAAGATATCGGGAAAGTCATCGGTATCGCAAAAGCATATTGTACAAGAGTAGGTAATGGGCCATTTCCTACCGAAGACAATGGTGCAGATGGCGAGAGACTCCGAAAGCAGGGGCATGAGTTTGGAACAACGACTGGAAGACCGCGACGATGCGGATGGTTTGATGCAGTGGCTGCAAAATATGCTTCAAGAATCAATGGATGTGATGAGATGGCATTGATGAAGCTTGATGTGCTTGACGGATTTGAGAAGATAAAAGTGGCGAGCAAATATCTGTATGAGGGTGAAGAGATCGATTATGTGGTAAGTGATCTAGAGAATGTAGAACCTATTTATCTAGAGTTTGAAGGTTGGGAAAAAGTGGAAGGCATCCGATCATGGAAAGATCTTCCACTCAACGCACAACGCTACATCGAAGCGATAGAGGAGTTGATAGAGACAAAGATTGCTTTGATCTCTACAAGTCCTGATCGAGCCGATACGATCAAACGGTAA
- a CDS encoding ATP phosphoribosyltransferase regulatory subunit yields the protein MVQDHEIPKGARLYFGQTAKIKRDIEKIASEILYAEGFEEIATPLFSYHQHKFIEDEKALIRLSDDKNRELSLRADSTIDVVRLITNRLGRSTEHKKWFYIQPVYRYPTEEFHQIGAEVLESKDVAAILKILIKFFDKLQITPNLQISNIKIPEILAQNYGLGYEELKNGDIHTILQTQHPWIEKLLYLQSVEEIDECIAEVPEEIEQELLKMKELALSIQYDKLLLAPLYYAKMRYYKDLFFRFFEKNSTLAMGGEYEAAGVEANGFSLYTDYLIHVVKGE from the coding sequence ATGGTACAGGATCACGAAATACCAAAAGGGGCTAGGCTCTATTTTGGTCAGACGGCAAAGATAAAAAGAGATATCGAAAAGATAGCCAGCGAGATTTTATATGCTGAAGGGTTTGAAGAGATAGCCACACCGCTTTTTTCGTACCATCAGCATAAATTCATCGAAGATGAAAAAGCGTTGATTCGTTTAAGTGACGATAAAAATAGAGAACTTTCTTTACGAGCAGATAGCACCATAGATGTGGTGCGGCTCATTACAAATCGTTTGGGTAGAAGCACAGAACACAAAAAGTGGTTCTATATCCAGCCGGTGTATCGCTATCCTACCGAGGAGTTTCATCAAATTGGCGCCGAAGTTTTGGAAAGCAAAGATGTAGCAGCTATCTTGAAAATATTGATCAAATTTTTTGACAAACTCCAAATAACTCCAAATCTACAAATTTCAAATATTAAAATACCGGAAATTTTGGCCCAAAATTATGGCCTTGGGTATGAAGAACTCAAAAATGGCGATATTCATACTATCTTGCAGACACAGCATCCTTGGATTGAAAAGCTTCTGTATCTACAAAGTGTTGAAGAGATTGATGAATGTATCGCAGAAGTTCCTGAGGAGATTGAGCAAGAACTTCTGAAGATGAAAGAGCTTGCTTTGAGTATTCAATATGACAAACTTTTATTAGCACCTTTGTATTATGCCAAAATGCGCTATTATAAAGATCTTTTTTTCCGATTTTTTGAAAAAAACAGCACGCTGGCCATGGGCGGAGAGTATGAGGCCGCAGGAGTGGAAGCGAACGGTTTTTCTCTATATACAGATTATTTGATACATGTGGTAAAAGGTGAATAA
- a CDS encoding alanine--glyoxylate aminotransferase family protein — MLLFTPGPTPVLERVRQAMAMPTLHHRTPEFSAVFKEARILLKKLLDMEDAVMLASTGTGAMEACVTNLCREKMLVVNAGKFGERFVKIGQAFGKDVVELKYEWDTPAQKSDVLEAIETHPDIDTFCIQICESAGGLRHPVEDIAAAIKAVNPDIMVIADGITAVGVEPIDTENIDALITGSQKALMLPPGLAMVGLSQDAINRLGNGAGFYFNLASELKKQREGTTAYTAATTLVIGLKEMLTIMLKEIGMDEVYDQTDRRATATRVAMEALGLQIYPKSPANAMTAVYDEQAEEIRKILKNRYGVQVAGGQEHLKGKLFRINHMGIIEPNEAAWVVNAVEKALSDLGRIEYRGEANRIFNTIYFEE; from the coding sequence ATGTTACTTTTTACTCCCGGACCAACTCCTGTTTTGGAACGAGTTCGCCAGGCTATGGCAATGCCTACTTTGCATCATCGAACTCCGGAATTTAGTGCTGTTTTCAAAGAGGCCCGCATCCTGTTAAAAAAACTTTTGGATATGGAAGATGCGGTTATGTTGGCTTCTACAGGGACAGGGGCTATGGAGGCGTGCGTAACGAATCTGTGCAGAGAAAAAATGCTCGTTGTCAATGCCGGTAAATTTGGTGAACGTTTTGTCAAGATTGGTCAGGCATTTGGAAAAGATGTGGTGGAACTCAAGTATGAGTGGGATACACCGGCACAAAAAAGTGATGTTTTGGAAGCTATCGAGACACATCCCGATATTGATACTTTCTGTATCCAAATTTGTGAAAGCGCAGGTGGTCTTAGACATCCGGTTGAAGATATAGCGGCTGCTATTAAAGCTGTCAATCCTGACATTATGGTGATTGCCGATGGGATAACGGCTGTAGGCGTTGAGCCGATTGATACGGAAAATATCGATGCTTTGATTACTGGAAGCCAAAAGGCTTTGATGCTGCCTCCTGGTCTTGCAATGGTAGGACTCAGTCAAGATGCCATCAATCGTCTTGGAAACGGAGCTGGGTTTTATTTCAACCTGGCCAGTGAGCTGAAAAAACAGCGAGAGGGGACAACCGCCTATACTGCAGCTACAACTTTGGTGATAGGTCTCAAAGAGATGCTTACGATCATGCTTAAAGAGATTGGCATGGATGAGGTGTATGATCAAACAGATAGACGAGCCACGGCAACCAGAGTTGCGATGGAAGCTCTTGGTTTGCAGATCTATCCAAAATCACCAGCCAATGCAATGACTGCTGTATATGATGAACAGGCTGAAGAGATCCGAAAAATTTTGAAAAACAGATATGGTGTTCAGGTGGCCGGAGGGCAAGAGCATCTCAAAGGAAAACTCTTCCGAATCAATCATATGGGGATTATCGAGCCAAACGAGGCTGCATGGGTGGTCAATGCAGTAGAAAAGGCACTCAGTGATCTTGGCAGAATCGAATACAGAGGTGAAGCCAATAGAATCTTCAATACAATCTATTTTGAGGAATGA
- a CDS encoding Hsp20/alpha crystallin family protein — protein MVPVMFDPFKELREIEKRISTMLDLEKNMVPSTQSETIWMPAVNEREDEKAYYVEVDLPGVKKEDINVEVKDNVLVLSGERKFKKEEEDKGYKRVESFFGKFERRFTLPADADAEKIEAKVEDGVLTIVIPKVEQKENTKKIEIK, from the coding sequence ATGGTACCAGTAATGTTCGATCCATTCAAAGAGCTCAGAGAGATTGAAAAAAGAATTTCTACTATGCTTGATCTTGAAAAAAATATGGTTCCATCTACTCAGTCTGAAACAATCTGGATGCCAGCTGTGAATGAAAGAGAAGATGAGAAGGCCTACTATGTGGAAGTGGATCTTCCAGGCGTGAAAAAAGAGGATATCAATGTTGAAGTGAAAGACAATGTTTTGGTCTTGAGTGGAGAAAGAAAATTTAAAAAAGAGGAAGAGGATAAAGGGTATAAGCGAGTAGAGAGCTTCTTCGGAAAATTTGAAAGAAGATTTACGCTTCCGGCGGATGCCGATGCTGAGAAGATTGAAGCAAAAGTAGAAGATGGTGTTTTAACTATTGTCATTCCAAAAGTTGAACAAAAAGAGAATACGAAAAAAATTGAGATCAAATAA
- the ciaB gene encoding invasion protein CiaB gives MKTKSDLKRLYNKLALQQQELQKFFELVQPYQAPMDRSLEYYEELIDDFLSFVGLSKNDETLLAAINRIVNLREDAFLQVIASYDKEQQIQMKEKAFLWVSRFYIKRFEELLEWIEQEQLFDLFYRRLLRHAHAIGKVMSSWQSSWMAQIIYGINEELYRLFEGDEGKIFEMLLQKGLLDKGHNGETADRCYSVLRMKEDGSFERLAYKEAFHEEVAEVLAKLAEAIDELDKIEDTLFDQKAAWLQYFQALYNALQQSDPDKLVPAWADVDRAWMKITTPLQIGHPLEYYEDIYRKAVALEWDVRIANPDYPSGERAKKIERMFTKVYQDIGIEAPSLFQRCIQNIQRVQLYVGRPMLFYGSEFNGLFSAQVVPNDEVVSKEFGKKIFAYPDMILSSQKAKPKMRLSKVVFGEELAEAIRGLLYQEEQWHKIYDITTIGHEYGHILWMDEDTEVVMNKSGMFKLTEEFKATSGGLMAFFCCEREDLWYELLLDHINRSVSLIGWMEVLEVLPYYVEGLLHLQALFETGIFRFCGRLHIQINKEKYEAWKSWYEQTYKELAKHYIKKLDSALFLEPFIMKNGQSYLPKDEEIKDFVEYYYDLYKKIGREIDR, from the coding sequence ATGAAAACAAAAAGTGATCTAAAAAGGCTGTACAACAAGCTAGCATTGCAGCAGCAAGAGCTCCAAAAATTTTTTGAGCTTGTACAACCCTATCAAGCTCCTATGGATAGGAGTCTGGAATATTACGAAGAGCTGATCGACGATTTTTTATCTTTTGTTGGGCTTTCAAAAAACGATGAAACACTCCTTGCTGCAATAAATCGCATTGTCAATTTGCGAGAAGATGCATTTTTACAGGTTATTGCATCTTATGATAAAGAGCAGCAGATTCAGATGAAGGAAAAAGCTTTTCTTTGGGTGAGTAGATTTTATATCAAGCGTTTTGAAGAGCTTCTTGAATGGATCGAACAAGAGCAGCTCTTTGATCTGTTTTATAGGAGACTTTTACGTCATGCTCATGCTATCGGCAAAGTTATGAGCAGTTGGCAAAGCAGCTGGATGGCCCAGATTATTTACGGTATCAACGAGGAGTTGTACAGACTCTTTGAGGGAGATGAAGGAAAAATTTTTGAGATGTTGCTCCAAAAGGGGCTTTTGGATAAGGGCCATAACGGTGAAACTGCTGATCGGTGCTATTCTGTTTTGCGGATGAAAGAGGATGGCTCTTTCGAGCGGCTTGCTTACAAGGAAGCGTTTCATGAAGAGGTTGCAGAGGTACTCGCAAAATTGGCAGAAGCAATTGATGAACTTGACAAAATTGAAGATACGCTTTTTGATCAAAAAGCGGCATGGCTTCAGTACTTTCAGGCATTATATAATGCACTGCAACAGAGTGATCCAGACAAACTCGTTCCGGCCTGGGCCGATGTGGACAGGGCGTGGATGAAAATAACGACCCCTTTGCAGATAGGCCATCCACTGGAATATTATGAAGATATCTACAGAAAAGCTGTGGCGCTGGAGTGGGATGTCCGCATTGCCAATCCTGATTATCCCTCAGGAGAGCGGGCGAAAAAAATCGAACGGATGTTTACAAAAGTCTATCAAGATATAGGTATTGAAGCCCCCTCTCTTTTTCAACGATGCATCCAAAATATTCAACGGGTCCAGCTCTATGTGGGCAGACCTATGCTCTTTTACGGCAGTGAATTCAATGGGCTTTTCAGTGCGCAGGTTGTTCCAAACGATGAGGTGGTGAGCAAAGAGTTTGGCAAGAAGATTTTTGCCTATCCGGATATGATCTTGTCCAGTCAAAAAGCAAAACCGAAAATGCGTTTGAGCAAGGTGGTATTTGGAGAAGAGCTTGCTGAAGCCATTCGAGGACTTCTGTATCAAGAGGAGCAATGGCATAAAATCTACGATATCACAACGATCGGACACGAATATGGTCATATCCTGTGGATGGATGAGGATACGGAAGTTGTGATGAATAAAAGCGGCATGTTCAAACTGACCGAAGAGTTCAAGGCCACTTCCGGAGGACTGATGGCCTTTTTTTGTTGTGAAAGGGAGGATCTATGGTATGAACTTCTTTTGGATCACATCAATCGCAGTGTCTCACTGATTGGATGGATGGAAGTATTGGAAGTGCTCCCCTATTACGTGGAGGGGCTATTGCACCTACAAGCACTTTTTGAAACCGGTATTTTTCGTTTTTGTGGAAGACTCCATATACAAATCAACAAAGAAAAGTATGAAGCATGGAAATCGTGGTATGAGCAAACCTATAAGGAGCTTGCTAAACATTATATAAAAAAATTGGATAGCGCACTCTTTCTTGAGCCTTTTATTATGAAAAACGGGCAATCCTATCTTCCGAAAGATGAGGAAATTAAGGATTTTGTCGAGTATTATTATGATCTATATAAGAAAATAGGAAGAGAAATTGATAGATAA
- the rdgB gene encoding RdgB/HAM1 family non-canonical purine NTP pyrophosphatase: MKVILASSNKGKIKEIEQMIHMDVIPYKELLGDLEIVEDGKSFKENAIIKAKTIYDALGDENAVVISDDSGITVPILGGEPGIYSARYAGVGASDKENLNKLIQRLKEKGIKRTPAYYTAAIAIASKYGINTVHGWMWGEVIDEARGEKGFGYDPMFIPQGFDKTLGELDEEIKKSISHRAKALELAKIILKRWE, translated from the coding sequence ATGAAAGTTATATTAGCCTCTTCAAATAAGGGAAAGATCAAAGAAATAGAGCAGATGATACATATGGATGTGATTCCTTATAAAGAGCTTCTTGGAGATCTTGAAATTGTAGAAGATGGGAAAAGTTTCAAAGAGAATGCCATCATCAAAGCCAAAACCATTTATGATGCACTTGGAGATGAAAATGCGGTGGTGATATCTGATGACAGCGGTATTACGGTACCTATTTTGGGAGGTGAGCCCGGAATCTACTCTGCACGGTATGCAGGTGTTGGAGCCAGTGACAAGGAGAATCTAAACAAACTGATACAGAGGCTCAAAGAAAAAGGAATCAAACGAACCCCTGCCTACTATACTGCCGCTATTGCCATTGCCTCCAAATATGGCATAAATACGGTTCATGGATGGATGTGGGGTGAGGTGATTGATGAAGCAAGAGGGGAAAAGGGGTTTGGGTATGATCCGATGTTTATCCCGCAAGGTTTTGATAAGACATTGGGGGAACTGGATGAGGAGATCAAAAAGAGTATCAGTCACAGAGCGAAAGCTCTTGAGTTAGCGAAAATTATTTTGAAGAGGTGGGAATGA
- a CDS encoding MFS transporter, with protein MVKKVLPLSLIVALRFFGLFIVLAVLSQYALQLKGGTAFLAGVAVGGYAFTQALLQVPFGVLSDKIGRKKTILIGLLLFAAGSVICAVADNIYVLLLGRFLQGSGAIGSVVTAMIADYVREDERAHAMAVMGMVIAMSFAAAMIIGPIIGGLYSVKALFWLTAILAILALGILFTAVPEPPKIVHHYSEEEAKIKEVFKDKDLVRMYITFLFHSSTMAIAFFIIPILMKQKFGLGPQHYWKVYLPAVIFGILSMGPAAVFGEKYHKGKEVFIISILFIAASFALMGFSSSFLLFTIGAVFFFIGFNMFEPLLQSFVSKFARVHQKGAALGVANTFAYIGIFLGGAIGGLLYQYGHEKAVAIFVLLVCVVWIYWIVGMRNPGVRANLFLNFEEYDKEKLPGLKVMDGITDFYINETEKIIVVKYDKEKLDEETIKTFLKKDR; from the coding sequence ATCGTCAAAAAGGTATTGCCACTCAGTCTTATCGTGGCATTACGGTTTTTTGGTCTTTTCATCGTCTTGGCAGTACTCAGCCAGTATGCGTTGCAGCTCAAAGGAGGAACCGCATTTTTAGCCGGGGTTGCAGTAGGTGGTTACGCTTTTACGCAAGCTCTTTTGCAGGTGCCGTTTGGCGTTTTGAGTGACAAAATAGGCCGCAAAAAGACGATTTTGATCGGTCTTTTGCTCTTTGCTGCGGGCTCTGTTATTTGTGCCGTTGCCGATAACATCTATGTGCTGTTACTTGGTCGGTTTTTACAAGGTTCTGGCGCTATCGGAAGTGTCGTTACTGCAATGATCGCCGATTATGTCCGTGAGGATGAGCGAGCCCACGCCATGGCCGTTATGGGTATGGTGATCGCCATGAGTTTTGCAGCAGCAATGATCATCGGACCGATCATCGGTGGTCTGTATAGTGTCAAAGCGCTCTTTTGGCTCACGGCAATCTTGGCGATTCTGGCTCTTGGGATTCTTTTTACAGCCGTTCCCGAACCTCCAAAAATAGTGCATCACTACAGTGAAGAGGAAGCGAAGATCAAAGAGGTTTTCAAAGACAAGGATTTGGTTCGAATGTATATCACCTTTTTGTTTCACTCTTCAACCATGGCGATTGCATTTTTTATCATTCCGATCCTCATGAAGCAAAAATTCGGCTTAGGACCGCAACACTACTGGAAAGTCTATCTGCCAGCAGTCATTTTCGGTATCCTCTCTATGGGACCTGCAGCCGTCTTTGGAGAAAAGTACCACAAAGGAAAAGAGGTTTTCATCATCTCTATCCTCTTTATCGCGGCTTCTTTTGCACTCATGGGTTTTAGCAGCTCTTTTCTTCTTTTTACGATCGGAGCCGTCTTTTTCTTCATCGGATTTAATATGTTTGAACCTCTTTTACAAAGTTTTGTGAGTAAATTCGCACGAGTACATCAAAAAGGCGCAGCCTTAGGAGTCGCAAATACGTTTGCCTATATCGGTATTTTTCTTGGCGGTGCCATCGGGGGTCTTTTATATCAGTACGGCCATGAAAAAGCAGTGGCTATTTTTGTTCTGCTTGTATGTGTGGTTTGGATCTACTGGATTGTTGGCATGAGAAATCCGGGAGTTCGGGCAAATCTCTTTTTAAACTTCGAGGAATATGACAAAGAGAAGCTTCCAGGCCTTAAAGTGATGGATGGCATCACCGATTTCTACATCAATGAAACAGAAAAAATTATCGTTGTAAAATATGACAAAGAGAAGTTAGATGAAGAGACCATCAAAACATTTTTGAAAAAGGATCGATAA
- a CDS encoding TlpA disulfide reductase family protein: MKKLFLLVLSVGWLLAASQTPKAAYKDFTLTTVENKKIHIRVKPEGIEVKEYPQKVIILDFFGKHCPPCRAEIPILGKLQSAKKSKLQIIGLHVQELLTMDDIKELRTMGINYPIVDYTANEENRNFVGFMAQLTRWQGSIPFMLFFDKNGVYNGYHLGMANEESLQKFIDKLANPSQKDSQKNAK; encoded by the coding sequence GTGAAAAAACTGTTTTTGTTAGTATTGAGTGTTGGTTGGCTTCTTGCAGCTTCCCAAACTCCAAAAGCTGCGTATAAAGATTTCACACTGACAACAGTGGAAAATAAAAAGATTCATATCAGGGTCAAACCTGAAGGAATCGAGGTCAAAGAGTATCCGCAAAAAGTGATCATCCTTGATTTTTTTGGTAAACATTGTCCGCCGTGTCGAGCGGAGATTCCAATTTTGGGAAAATTGCAAAGTGCAAAAAAGAGCAAACTGCAAATTATCGGCCTGCACGTCCAAGAGCTTTTAACGATGGATGATATCAAAGAGCTTCGTACAATGGGAATAAACTATCCTATTGTCGATTATACAGCGAATGAAGAGAATAGAAATTTTGTCGGATTCATGGCACAGCTGACCCGCTGGCAAGGATCAATCCCTTTTATGCTCTTTTTTGATAAAAATGGTGTTTACAACGGATATCATTTGGGAATGGCGAATGAAGAGAGTTTACAGAAATTTATCGATAAACTGGCCAATCCTTCGCAAAAAGATTCACAAAAAAATGCAAAGTAA
- a CDS encoding molybdopterin molybdotransferase MoeA, with translation MISFEESMQRLQALDIEPVGVEKRFVTDALHRILAQDIIAQENNPEYPTAAMDGYAIRGKDQALKRLRIVDENPAGTNVQREVGEKEAIKTFTGALMPKGADTLIPIENVRVDGEYIEIVEPVAEGFSVRPVGENYQKGEKLIAKGSKIGFAEIGVMASLNVVMPKLYQKPKVAILATGSEVLEIGQTQTSSAQLRSSNNYTLEAITKAHGGEPIQLGAVKDDKHSITEAMQEALHSADIVVTTGGVSVGDYDFVKDVVKEELGAEVVFKGVVIKPGQHVMVAQKGKKFIVALPGFAFSSTVTFLIYVLPILYRMQGSEYHPKIVYATLKEPFVKRSKKTEFTPCNVINEDGEFFVDFAGNKIGSSAILTNMLGQNKALVITAPNKGDKEAGERVRVWLINQ, from the coding sequence ATGATTAGTTTTGAAGAGTCGATGCAGCGATTACAAGCTCTTGATATAGAGCCTGTAGGTGTTGAGAAACGATTTGTCACCGATGCACTGCACAGAATTCTTGCCCAAGACATCATCGCCCAGGAAAACAATCCGGAGTATCCAACCGCAGCGATGGATGGCTATGCGATACGTGGGAAAGATCAAGCCTTAAAGCGTCTTCGCATCGTAGATGAAAACCCGGCAGGCACAAATGTTCAAAGAGAGGTCGGAGAAAAAGAAGCGATCAAAACCTTTACAGGGGCATTGATGCCAAAAGGTGCCGATACTCTCATTCCTATAGAAAACGTGCGAGTAGATGGGGAGTATATAGAGATTGTCGAGCCGGTTGCTGAGGGTTTTAGCGTCCGTCCTGTCGGAGAAAATTATCAAAAAGGCGAAAAGCTGATTGCTAAGGGTTCTAAAATCGGTTTTGCCGAAATCGGTGTCATGGCAAGCCTTAACGTTGTTATGCCTAAACTCTATCAAAAACCAAAAGTAGCTATCCTGGCAACAGGAAGCGAAGTATTGGAAATCGGGCAGACACAAACCTCATCAGCTCAACTTCGAAGCTCCAACAACTATACGTTAGAAGCGATTACCAAAGCTCACGGAGGCGAGCCGATACAGCTGGGTGCAGTCAAAGATGACAAACACTCCATCACTGAGGCGATGCAGGAAGCTTTGCACAGTGCAGATATCGTTGTGACAACCGGAGGAGTGAGTGTCGGAGATTACGATTTTGTCAAAGATGTAGTCAAAGAGGAGCTTGGGGCTGAAGTAGTCTTCAAGGGCGTGGTGATCAAACCCGGGCAGCATGTGATGGTGGCACAAAAAGGCAAAAAGTTCATTGTGGCACTTCCGGGATTTGCATTTTCAAGTACCGTGACATTTTTGATCTATGTCCTTCCGATTCTGTATCGAATGCAAGGAAGCGAATATCATCCAAAAATTGTCTATGCGACACTCAAAGAGCCTTTTGTAAAAAGAAGCAAAAAGACGGAGTTTACTCCATGTAATGTGATAAACGAAGATGGAGAATTTTTTGTCGATTTTGCCGGAAACAAGATAGGAAGCAGCGCTATTTTGACGAATATGCTTGGCCAAAATAAAGCTCTTGTCATTACTGCACCCAATAAAGGCGACAAAGAGGCGGGAGAACGCGTTCGCGTATGGTTAATCAATCAATAA